One genomic region from Branchiostoma lanceolatum isolate klBraLanc5 chromosome 7, klBraLanc5.hap2, whole genome shotgun sequence encodes:
- the LOC136438162 gene encoding polyglutamine-repeat protein pqn-41-like produces MSTPNNTGKRPRMPAGGLTAVPGPSSQSIPVPAQQAASSATQAVAATGQQAPAAGSNPTTVAPGPAQQLVISAQQATPVPAQQPIQAQQVVPAHAQQVIPAQAQQGIPSQAQQGISVQAQQGIPVQAQQGIPAPIQQLGAPMILQALPAADQQVIPAPVQQAAAPVLPAGGYPIQGFNAFQEMQALMERTERLEHRETEQTTMRLLREARAYATRRSSAFDPTTMSALLKALAEAASKAGHRSASTWTYAASAFDRQMEEGAGLGGGDLQSLAAEFIGDPEQAHVTNTVNKWKKSNLHVFQPRCQSLPHQPALPPALASVGDVAWQALVSQLLAPRALAPQAMAPQAMASQAMAPQAMALQAMASQAMASQAVAPQAMVPQVMAPQAVAPQVLAPQGVAFQSPVPPFFPQPLGPNQCRICKGEGHFARDCPSRFRGRGARRGNRGGRF; encoded by the exons ATGTCGACGCCTAACAATACGGGAAAAAGGCCACGTATGCCAGCGGGAG GTCTTACCGCAGTACCAGGCCCGTCATCCCAATCGATTCCAGTCCCGGCTCAGCAGGCAGCTTCGTCCGCGACACAGGCAGTGGCGGCTACTGGTCAGCAGGCTCCGGCTGCAGGCTCGAACCCGACAACGGTGGCACCCGGTCCGGCCCAGCAACTGGTTATTTCAGCGCAACAAGCGACACCAGTTCCAGCCCAACAACCGATCCAGGCTCAACAAGTGGTTCCGGCCCATGCTCAACAAGTGATTCCGGCCCAGGCTCAGCAAGGGATTCCCTCCCAGGCTCAGCAAGGGATTTCGGTCCAGGCTCAGCAAGGCATTCCGGTCCAGGCTCAGCAAGGGATTCCGGCTCCGATCCAGCAACTGGGGGCTCCGATGATCTTACAAGCGCTTCCGGCTGCCGATCAGCAAGTGATTCCGGCTCCGGTACAGCAGGCGGCAGCACCGGTCCTCCCGGCGGGGGGATATCCCATTCAAGGATTTAATGCGTTTCAA GAAATGCAAGCGTTAATGGAACGCACGGAGCGTCTGGAACATAGAGAAACAGAACAAACCACCATGCGACTACTGAGGGAGGCAAGAGCGTACGCAACGAGGAGAAGCTCAGCCTTCGACCCAACCACTATGTCGGCGTTGCTGAAGGCCCTGGCAGAAGCTGCATCCAAGGCGGGGCATAGGTCAGCGTCGACTTGGACCTATGCAGCTAGCGCTTTCGACCGGCAGATGGAAGAGGGGGCAGGCCTAGGAGGTGGTGATCTCCAGTCACTGGCAGCGGAGTTCATAGGAGACCCCGAACAGGCACATGTCACCAATACTGtaaataaatggaaaaaatcGAACTTGCATGTCTTTCAGCCCAGATGCCAGTCTCTCCCTCATCAACCAGCTCTACCACCAGCGCTGGCATCTGTGGGAGATGTAGCTTGGCAGGCATTGGTTTCCCAGCTTCTGGCACCGCGGGCTTTGGCTCCCCAGGCTATGGCTCCGCAGGCTATGGCTTCCCAGGCTATGGCTCCCCAGGCTATGGCTCTCCAGGCTATGGCTTCCCAGGCTATGGCTTCCCAGGCTGTGGCTCCCCAAGCAATGGTTCCCCAGGTTATGGCTCCCCAGGCTGTGGCTCCTCAGGTCTTGGCTCCCCAAGGTGTGGCCTTCCAATCTCCAGTACCGCCGTTTTTCCCACAACCCCTGGGACCTAACCAGTGCCGTATCTGCAAGGGAGAGGGCCATTTCGCCAGAGATTGCCCTTCTCGTTTTAGGGGCAGGGGCGCCCGGAGGGGAAATCGTGGGGGTAGATTTTGA